A genomic window from Odocoileus virginianus isolate 20LAN1187 ecotype Illinois unplaced genomic scaffold, Ovbor_1.2 Unplaced_Scaffold_28, whole genome shotgun sequence includes:
- the LOC110148357 gene encoding olfactory receptor 52Z1P-like: MHLKDFCHFSTTTSNCTSTPLSAFLLTGIPGLEDFQIWISIPFSFMYLLAVIGNGLVMTMVICDRSLHEPMYLFLAMLALNDVLLCTVTVPKMLLIFWQGPSISTFPACLTQMFFVHALFLSESAVLLAMAFDRYVAVCAPLHYATLLTGSLISKAALALVARSVTVVTPGVLLILHLHFCQSNVIHHTYCENMGIAKLACNSNVPNSIYGLTAALLTTGLDFVLISLSYWLILRTVFQLPSREARTKAFGTCGAHTCVILIFYTLAFFSFFTHRFGHHVPKHVLILLANLYLLVPPTMNPIVYGVKTKEIRMRVIRI, translated from the exons ATGCATCTAAAAG ACTTCTGCCACTTCTCTACAACAACATCAAACTGTACATCCACTCCCCTCAGTGCCTTCTTGCTGACTGGTATCCCAGGATTAGAAGACTTCCAAATTTGGATTTCCATCCCTTTCAGCTTCATGTACCTTTTGGCTGTGATAGGTAATGGCCTGGTTATGACGATGGTGATCTGTGACAGAAGCCTCCATGAACCCATGTATCTTTTCCTGGCCATGCTAGCACTCAATGATGTTCTCCTTTGTACTGTCACGGTGCCCAAAATGCTTCTTATCTTTTGGCAGGGCCCTTCCATATCAACATTTCCTGCCTGTCTCACGCAGATGTTTTTCGTTCATgctctgtttctctctgaatctgcTGTCCTCCTGGCCATGGCTTTTGACCGCTATGTGGCTGTCTGTGCACCACTCCATTACGCTACCCTCCTTACAGGCTCTCTCATTAGCAAAGCGGCCCTGGCTCTGGTGGCTCGAAGTGTGACTGTGGTCACCCCTGGCGTCCTACTCATTCTCCACCTGCACTTCTGCCAGAGCAACGTCATTCACCATACTTACTGTGAGAACATGGGCATTGCCAAATTGGCTTGCAATAGCAATGTCCCTAATAGCATTTATGGGCTCACTGCTGCTCTCCTCACCACAGGACTGGACTTTGTCCTTATCTCCCTGTCCTACTGGTTAATCTTGAGAACAGTCTTCCAACTGCCTTCTAGGGAAGCCCGGACAAAGGCCTTTGGAACTTGTGGAGCGCATACATGTGTCATCCTGATATTCTACACTCtggccttcttttccttctttacccACCGCTTTGGACACCATGTACCCAAGCATGTCCTTATCCTCCTGGCAAATCTCTACTTACTGGTACCACCTACCATGAACCCCATTGTTTATGGGGTAAAGACAAAAGAGATAAGGATGCGAGT catcaggatc
- the LOC139033659 gene encoding olfactory receptor 51L1-like, with amino-acid sequence MATANSSNILSSTFYLTGIPGYEEFHHWISIPFCLLYLVGIMGNCTILHIVRTDPRLHQPMYYFLAMLSLTDMGMSLPTMISLFRVLWSISREIQFNTCVVQMFFIHTFSLTESSVLLAMALDRYVAICHPLRYATIFTPTLITKIGIAALLRSALPVIPLLARLAFFPFCHSHTLSHSYCLHQDVIRLACADTKFNVIYGLVLISLLWGMDSLGIFVSYVFILHSVLKISSQEGRFKALNTCASHICAVLILYVPMIGLSIVHRFAKHSSPLIHIFMAHIYLLVPPVLNPIIYSVKTKQIRQGVLHLLFTLKLSSSVM; translated from the coding sequence ATGGCAACTGCAAACTCCAGCAATATCCTGTCCTCCACCTTCTATCTCACAGGTATCCCTGGATATGAGGAATTTCACCACTGGATTTCCATCCCATTCTGTCTCCTCTACCTTGTTGGAATCATGGGTAACTGTACTATCCTACATATTGTCCGGACAGACCCCAGGCTCCATCAGCCCATGTACTACTTCTTGGCCATGCTTTCTCTCACTGACATGGGCATGTCCTTGCCCACAATGATATCACTTTTCAGGGTGTTGTGGTCCATATCCAGGGAGATCCAGTTCAACACCTGTGTGGTCCAAATGTTTTTCATTCACACTTTCTCCCTCACTGAATCATCTGTGCTCTTGGCCATGGCCCTTGACCGatatgtggccatctgccacccaCTAAGATATGCTACCATTTTCACTCCAACACTTATCACTAAAATTGGAATTGCAGCCCTGCTTAGAAGTGCCCTTCCTGTGATTCCACTTCTGGCCCGGCTGGCCTTCTTTCCATTTTGCCATTCTCACACCCTTTCTCATTCTTACTGTCTGCACCAGGATGTGATCCGCCTTGCTTGTGCTGATACCAAGTTTAATGTTATTTACGGGTTAGTTCTGATCTCTTTGCTGTGGGGAATGGACTCTCTGGGTATTTTTGTGTCTTATGTTTTCATCCTTCACTCAGTATTAAAAATTTCATCTCAGGAGGGGAGATTTAAGGCCCTCAACACATGTGCATCCCACATTTGTGCTGTACTTATTCTTTATGTGCCTATGATTGGACTCTCTATTGTCCATCGTTTTGCCAAACACTCATCCCCCCTCATCCACATCTTCATGGCACATATCTACCTGCTTGTTCCACCTGTGCTCAACCCAATCATCTATAGTGTGAAGACCAAGCAGATCCGCCAAGGAGTACTCCACCTGCTTTTCACCCTAAAACTCAGTTCTTCTGTGATGTAG